A stretch of Lactuca sativa cultivar Salinas chromosome 6, Lsat_Salinas_v11, whole genome shotgun sequence DNA encodes these proteins:
- the LOC111903339 gene encoding lipid transfer protein EARLI 1-like gives MLHCTLTLSHSSFTIIDKVFITGFGMASKSIVSVVLVIAFNLLLCVVVSGCETSDIPEPNLNPNQKPNPNPSSNPNPNPYSNPNPNPIPNTKHNPNPNPNTVPNTNPNTETCPRDALKLGVCANLLGGLVKVELGSPPVKPCCSLIQGLADLEAAVCLCTAIKANVLGINLNVPVSLSLLVNVCGGEVPNGFVCS, from the coding sequence ATGCTCCATTGTACCCTTACTCTATCACACTCTTCCTTTACCATAATTGACAAAGTTTTCATTACCGGTTTCGGCATGGCATCGAAGAGTATTGTGTCCGTTGTTCTTGTCATAGCATTCAACCTTTTATTATGTGTCGTGGTTAGTGGCTGTGAAACGTCCGACATACCAGAACCCAACCTCAATCCAAATCAAAAACCAAACCCAAACCCAAGCAGCAACCCCAACCCCAATCCCTACTCCAACCCGAACCCCAACCCCATCCCTAACACTAAACACAACCCCAACCCCAACCCCAACACAGTACCAAACACAAACCCAAATACAGAAACCTGCCCTAGAGACGCCTTGAAACTGGGGGTTTGTGCTAATCTTCTAGGGGGATTGGTCAAAGTTGAGTTAGGTTCACCACCGGTGAAGCCATGTTGCTCTCTTATCCAAGGACTTGCCGACCTTGAGGCTGCCGTCTGTTTGTGCACTGCAATCAAAGCCAACGTCCTAGGGATCAATCTTAATGTACCAGTATCTCTTAGCTTGCTCGTTAATGTCTGTGGCGGTGAAGTCCCAAATGGTTTTGTATGTTCCTAG